A single genomic interval of Streptomyces sp. 1222.5 harbors:
- a CDS encoding ROK family transcriptional regulator: MAGTAGTPGTPRVLRAMNDRAALDLLLEHGPLSRTRIGKLTGLSKPTASQLLARLEAAGLVRVTGTSEGRPGPNAQLYAVDPGAAYAAGLDVTPHRIRAAVADVTGRTVGEHELPTPGRRPAQPVVHQVTEALDGAVKAAGLARSDVHRLVIGTPGAFDPNTGRLRYASHLPGWHSPTLLDELAAALPMPVEYENDVNLAAIAEQRLGAARGHADFVLLWNQEGLGAALVLGGRLHRGWTGGAGEVGFLPVPGTPLVRQVTKANSGGYQELAGSQAVPRLARELGITDIPSGQYTDVAAALVARAADHAGGPHRELLQTYATRLATGLASLVSVLDPELVVLSGSALTAGGEVLRALVQAELEELAAARPRLVVGDVHEHPVLRGALESALATTRDEVFDTSR; encoded by the coding sequence ATGGCAGGAACCGCCGGCACGCCGGGCACCCCGCGCGTCCTGCGCGCCATGAACGACCGCGCCGCCCTGGACCTCCTGCTGGAGCACGGGCCGCTGTCGCGCACCCGGATCGGCAAGCTCACCGGCCTGTCCAAGCCGACCGCCTCCCAGCTGCTGGCCCGCCTCGAAGCGGCCGGGCTGGTCCGGGTCACCGGCACCAGCGAGGGCCGGCCGGGCCCCAACGCCCAGCTGTACGCGGTCGATCCCGGTGCCGCGTACGCCGCCGGACTCGACGTCACCCCGCACCGCATCCGGGCTGCGGTCGCCGACGTCACCGGCCGCACGGTCGGCGAGCACGAGCTGCCCACCCCGGGCAGACGGCCCGCCCAGCCGGTCGTCCATCAGGTCACCGAAGCCCTCGACGGCGCCGTGAAGGCCGCCGGCCTCGCCCGGTCCGACGTGCACCGGCTGGTCATCGGCACCCCCGGCGCCTTCGACCCCAACACCGGGCGCCTGCGCTACGCCTCCCACCTGCCCGGCTGGCACTCCCCCACGCTGCTCGACGAACTCGCGGCGGCGCTCCCGATGCCGGTCGAGTACGAGAACGACGTCAACCTCGCGGCCATCGCCGAACAGCGGCTCGGCGCGGCCCGCGGCCACGCGGACTTCGTCCTGCTGTGGAACCAGGAGGGCCTCGGCGCCGCCCTGGTCCTCGGCGGCCGGCTGCACCGCGGCTGGACCGGCGGCGCCGGCGAGGTCGGCTTCCTGCCGGTGCCGGGCACCCCCCTCGTACGCCAGGTGACCAAGGCCAACAGCGGTGGCTACCAGGAGCTGGCCGGCTCCCAGGCGGTACCGAGGCTGGCCCGTGAACTCGGCATCACCGACATCCCGTCGGGGCAGTACACCGACGTGGCCGCCGCACTCGTGGCCCGCGCCGCCGATCACGCGGGCGGCCCCCACCGGGAGTTGCTCCAGACCTACGCGACCCGGCTGGCCACCGGTCTCGCCTCGCTCGTCTCCGTCCTCGACCCCGAACTCGTCGTACTCAGCGGCTCCGCCCTGACGGCCGGCGGCGAGGTGCTGCGCGCCCTCGTCCAGGCCGAGCTGGAGGAACTGGCGGCGGCCCGCCCCCGGCTGGTCGTCGGCGACGTCCACGAGCACCCCGTCCTGCGCGGCGCACTGGAATCGGCGCTCGCCACCACCCGCGACGAGGTCTTCGACACCTCGCGCTGA
- a CDS encoding HNH endonuclease, protein MPHVLVLNASYEPLGVVPLRRALVLVLENKAVSLEESGAYLHSATVTVPAPSVVRLKRFVRVPYRGPVPLTRRALFARDGGRCMYCGGVATSVDHVIPRSRGGKHVWDNVVASCRRCNHVKADRHLVEIGWRLRHKPAPPTGLAWRIIGTGHRDPRWLPYLQPYGADDALARIDGISA, encoded by the coding sequence GTGCCGCATGTCCTGGTCCTCAACGCGTCGTACGAGCCGCTCGGCGTCGTACCGCTCCGCCGCGCGCTCGTCCTCGTCCTGGAGAACAAGGCCGTCTCCCTCGAGGAATCCGGCGCCTATCTGCACAGCGCAACCGTCACAGTCCCCGCACCCAGCGTGGTCCGGCTCAAGCGATTCGTGCGGGTCCCCTACCGCGGGCCCGTTCCTCTCACCCGGCGGGCGCTCTTCGCGCGTGACGGGGGCCGGTGCATGTACTGCGGTGGCGTCGCAACCAGCGTCGACCACGTCATCCCGCGCAGCCGCGGGGGCAAGCACGTCTGGGACAACGTGGTGGCGTCCTGCCGCCGCTGCAACCACGTGAAGGCCGACCGTCACCTCGTGGAGATCGGCTGGCGGCTGCGGCACAAACCGGCGCCGCCCACCGGTCTGGCCTGGCGCATCATCGGCACAGGTCACAGGGATCCGCGCTGGCTGCCCTACTTGCAGCCGTACGGCGCGGACGACGCTCTGGCCCGGATCGACGGCATCTCCGCCTAG
- a CDS encoding mechanosensitive ion channel family protein: MSSLPAAVSAAGASPSPSPSGSTPPAVPTLQDAQESATNAASWVEQNWSTWLAMGLQILLIVAVAVALRAVVRRAISKLIDRMGRSAQVDGGALGGLLVNAERRRQRSAAIGSVLRSVASFLILGTAALMVLGTFKINLAPLLASAGVAGVAIGFGARNLVTDFLSGVFMILEDQYGVGDVIDAGVASGEVIEVGLRVTKLRGAEGEIWYVRNGEVKRIGNLSQGWATAGVDVTVKASEDLDKVKSTLDEVAEKMSKEEPWNELLWGRIEVLGLDSVLIDSMVVRVSARTMPGKSVTVERELRWRIKRAFDAASIRIVGGATAAEDLEDTPDPAAAMAAPSVYSNADSPQSAAASPIAAQRPSPPAK, encoded by the coding sequence GTGTCGTCCTTGCCCGCCGCCGTGTCGGCCGCCGGTGCATCGCCGTCCCCGTCCCCCTCCGGTTCGACGCCTCCGGCCGTGCCGACGCTCCAGGACGCCCAGGAGAGCGCGACGAACGCGGCGAGCTGGGTCGAGCAGAACTGGTCGACGTGGCTCGCCATGGGGCTGCAGATCCTGCTGATCGTGGCCGTGGCGGTCGCGCTCAGAGCGGTGGTGCGGCGGGCGATCAGCAAGCTGATCGACCGGATGGGCCGTTCCGCGCAGGTGGACGGCGGCGCGCTGGGCGGGCTGCTGGTCAACGCCGAGCGGCGCCGGCAGCGGTCGGCCGCGATCGGGTCGGTGCTGCGCTCGGTGGCGAGTTTCCTGATCCTCGGCACGGCCGCGCTGATGGTGCTGGGCACCTTCAAGATCAACCTGGCGCCGCTGCTGGCCTCCGCCGGTGTCGCCGGTGTGGCGATCGGTTTCGGCGCCCGCAACCTGGTCACGGACTTCCTCTCCGGGGTCTTCATGATCCTGGAGGACCAGTACGGCGTCGGTGACGTGATCGACGCGGGGGTGGCCTCCGGCGAGGTGATCGAGGTCGGGCTGCGGGTGACCAAGCTGCGGGGCGCCGAAGGCGAGATCTGGTACGTCCGCAACGGCGAGGTCAAGCGGATCGGCAACCTCTCCCAGGGCTGGGCGACCGCCGGCGTCGACGTGACCGTGAAGGCGAGCGAGGACCTGGACAAGGTCAAGAGCACGCTGGACGAGGTCGCCGAGAAGATGAGCAAGGAAGAGCCCTGGAACGAGCTGCTGTGGGGCCGGATCGAGGTGCTCGGCCTGGACTCCGTGCTGATCGACTCCATGGTGGTCCGCGTCTCGGCGCGGACGATGCCGGGCAAGTCGGTGACGGTGGAGCGGGAGCTGCGCTGGCGCATCAAGCGGGCGTTCGACGCGGCGAGCATCCGGATCGTGGGCGGGGCGACGGCCGCCGAGGACCTGGAGGACACCCCGGACCCGGCGGCGGCGATGGCGGCCCCGTCGGTGTACTCCAACGCGGACTCCCCCCAGTCGGCGGCGGCCTCCCCGATCGCCGCGCAGCGCCCGTCACCACCGGCGAAGTAG
- a CDS encoding carbohydrate ABC transporter permease, whose protein sequence is MTTLTARSRRRRSALRTLAFMSPWLIGFGVFFAYPLISTVYFSFMHYDGFRPPTWSGGKNWAYVFRHYPLFWPALRNTLWLVVIMVSLRVVFGLGIGLLITKIRSGTGVFRTLFYLPYLAPPVAATMAFAFLLNPGTGPVDSVLEKLGVPAPGWFNDPTWSKPALTLLALWGVGDLMVIFMAALLDVPKEQYEAAELDGASAWQRFRYVTLPNISPIVMFAVVTGVIQTMQYYTQPLVAGKVASGVIQGAGTQFEPGYPDKSTLTLPQLVYNLGFQRFDYGSACVVALVLFALSMAFTTLLMRRRGGLLQAGD, encoded by the coding sequence ATGACCACGCTCACTGCGCGATCGAGGCGCCGGCGCTCGGCGCTGCGGACACTCGCCTTCATGTCGCCCTGGCTGATCGGCTTCGGGGTCTTCTTCGCCTACCCGCTGATCTCCACGGTCTACTTCTCCTTCATGCACTACGACGGCTTCCGGCCGCCGACCTGGAGCGGGGGCAAGAACTGGGCCTACGTCTTCCGGCACTACCCGCTCTTCTGGCCCGCCCTGCGCAACACCCTGTGGCTGGTCGTGATCATGGTGAGCCTGCGCGTGGTGTTCGGGCTCGGCATCGGCCTGCTCATCACGAAGATCAGGTCAGGCACGGGCGTCTTCCGCACCCTGTTCTACCTGCCCTACCTGGCCCCTCCGGTCGCGGCCACCATGGCCTTCGCCTTCCTGCTCAACCCCGGCACCGGACCCGTCGACTCGGTCCTGGAGAAGCTGGGCGTGCCGGCACCGGGCTGGTTCAACGACCCCACCTGGTCCAAGCCGGCGCTGACCCTGCTGGCGCTGTGGGGCGTGGGCGACCTGATGGTCATCTTCATGGCCGCGCTGCTCGACGTGCCGAAGGAGCAGTACGAGGCCGCGGAGCTGGACGGCGCCTCGGCCTGGCAGCGCTTCCGGTACGTCACGCTCCCGAACATCTCCCCCATCGTGATGTTCGCGGTGGTCACCGGCGTGATCCAGACGATGCAGTACTACACGCAGCCGCTGGTCGCCGGGAAGGTCGCCTCGGGCGTGATCCAGGGCGCCGGCACCCAGTTCGAGCCCGGCTACCCGGACAAGTCCACGCTCACCCTCCCCCAGCTCGTCTACAACCTCGGCTTCCAGCGCTTCGACTACGGGTCCGCCTGCGTGGTGGCACTGGTGCTCTTCGCCCTGTCGATGGCGTTCACCACGCTGCTGATGCGGCGCCGGGGCGGCCTCCTCCAGGCAGGTGACTGA
- a CDS encoding ABC transporter substrate-binding protein — translation MPEAIPSLARKTAFALTASLALLTTACTGQSGSGATDDASKDTTINFWHAWSAPNEVKAVKSLVAGFERAHPNIHVNVVGNMTDDKINQALRSGGDRAPDVISSFTTNNVGKFCSSGALVDLNPFFEKSKIDPRTTFPKPMNEYTQFDGNRCTVPLLGDAYGLYYNKTAFRKAGIANPPKTWSEFAADAKKLTIAQGDSYQQLGFMPNYHGWESTTEHYFGQFSPTYFGKDGKSALAKDPAFRKGFTLQKKLVDELGGFQKLEKFRATLGDEWGPKHPFHTGQVAMQLDGEWRLGMAEEAKPKFEIGVAPLPVPDDQAAQYGKGYITGTIAGIAANSHKQNAAWELVKYMTTDTDAVVGFANGIHNVPSTLAALKSPKLKYDPRFKTFLDIAANPHSTTTPASINGGVYLVTIQQFGYDYESGRATDLKAGLKETAAQIDTDIAQAK, via the coding sequence ATGCCCGAAGCCATACCCTCCCTTGCCCGAAAGACGGCTTTTGCCCTGACCGCGTCGCTGGCTCTGCTGACCACCGCCTGTACCGGCCAGTCCGGCTCGGGCGCCACGGACGACGCCTCCAAGGACACGACGATCAACTTCTGGCACGCCTGGAGCGCCCCGAACGAGGTGAAGGCGGTCAAGTCCCTGGTCGCCGGCTTCGAGCGGGCACACCCCAACATCCATGTGAACGTCGTCGGCAACATGACCGACGACAAGATCAACCAGGCGCTGCGCTCCGGCGGCGACCGGGCGCCGGACGTGATCTCCTCCTTCACCACGAACAACGTGGGCAAGTTCTGCTCCTCGGGCGCGCTGGTCGATCTGAACCCCTTCTTCGAGAAGTCGAAGATCGATCCACGGACGACGTTCCCGAAGCCGATGAACGAGTACACCCAGTTCGACGGCAACCGCTGCACGGTCCCGCTGCTCGGCGACGCCTACGGGCTCTACTACAACAAGACCGCGTTCCGGAAGGCGGGCATCGCGAACCCGCCGAAGACCTGGTCGGAGTTCGCGGCCGACGCCAAGAAGCTGACCATCGCCCAGGGCGACTCCTACCAGCAGCTCGGCTTCATGCCGAACTACCACGGCTGGGAGTCGACGACCGAGCACTACTTCGGGCAGTTCTCGCCGACGTACTTCGGCAAGGACGGCAAGTCGGCCCTGGCGAAGGACCCGGCGTTCCGGAAGGGCTTCACGCTCCAGAAGAAGCTCGTGGACGAACTCGGCGGCTTCCAGAAGCTGGAGAAGTTCCGGGCCACCCTCGGCGACGAGTGGGGACCCAAGCACCCCTTCCACACCGGCCAGGTGGCCATGCAGCTCGACGGCGAGTGGCGGCTCGGCATGGCCGAGGAGGCCAAGCCGAAGTTCGAGATCGGTGTGGCCCCGCTGCCCGTGCCCGACGACCAGGCGGCGCAGTACGGCAAGGGCTACATCACCGGCACCATCGCCGGCATCGCCGCCAACAGCCACAAGCAGAACGCGGCCTGGGAACTGGTGAAGTACATGACCACCGACACCGACGCGGTGGTCGGCTTCGCCAACGGCATCCACAACGTGCCCTCCACCCTGGCGGCGCTGAAGTCGCCGAAGCTGAAGTACGACCCGCGGTTCAAGACGTTCCTGGACATCGCCGCGAACCCGCACTCCACCACGACGCCCGCCTCCATCAACGGCGGTGTCTACCTGGTGACGATCCAGCAGTTCGGCTACGACTACGAGAGCGGCAGGGCCACCGATCTGAAGGCCGGTCTGAAGGAGACGGCCGCGCAGATCGACACGGACATCGCGCAGGCGAAGTAG